One Streptomyces drozdowiczii DNA segment encodes these proteins:
- a CDS encoding acetyl/propionyl/methylcrotonyl-CoA carboxylase subunit alpha — translation MRKVLIANRGEIAVRVARACRDAGIGSVAVYADPDRDALHVRVADEAFALGGDTPAASYLDIAKVLQAAEDSGADAVHPGYGFLSENAEFAQAVLDAGLTWIGPPPHAIRDLGDKVAARHIAQRAGAPLVAGTPDPVAGSAEVVAFAEEHGLPIAIKAAFGGGGRGLKVARTLEEIPELYDSAVREAVAAFGRGECFVERYLDKPRHVETQCLADTHGNVVVVSTRDCSLQRRHQKLVEEAPAPFLSDAQNAELYAASKAILKEAGYVGAGTVEFLVGMDGTISFLEVNTRLQVEHPVTEEVSGIDLVREMFRIADGEALGYEDPVSRGHSFEFRINGEDPGRGFLPAPGTVTRFEAPSGPGVRLDAGVESGSVIGPAWDSLLAKLIVTGATREQALQRAARALAEFQVEGMATAIPFHRAVVTDPAFTADPFRVHTRWIETEFVNEIKPFAAPAEAEADDESGRETVVVEVGGKRLEVSLPSSLGMSLARTGLAAGAKPKRRAAKKSGSAVSGDTLASPMQGTIVKIAVEEGQEVKEGDLIVVLEAMKMEQPLNAHRSGTVKGLAAEVGSSISSGAVICEIKD, via the coding sequence GTGCGCAAGGTGCTCATCGCCAACCGTGGCGAAATCGCTGTTCGTGTTGCCCGGGCCTGTCGGGACGCGGGTATCGGCAGCGTGGCCGTCTACGCCGATCCGGATCGTGACGCTCTGCACGTCCGTGTGGCCGACGAGGCGTTCGCTCTGGGCGGTGACACCCCGGCGGCCAGTTATCTGGACATCGCCAAGGTGCTCCAGGCTGCCGAGGACTCGGGGGCGGACGCGGTCCACCCGGGTTACGGCTTCCTCTCGGAGAACGCCGAGTTCGCCCAGGCGGTGCTGGACGCGGGTCTGACGTGGATCGGCCCGCCGCCGCACGCGATCCGGGATCTGGGTGACAAGGTCGCCGCCCGTCATATCGCGCAGCGTGCCGGTGCCCCGCTGGTCGCGGGGACCCCGGACCCGGTGGCGGGTTCGGCGGAGGTCGTGGCGTTCGCGGAGGAGCACGGGCTGCCGATCGCGATCAAGGCGGCGTTCGGTGGTGGCGGGCGCGGGCTGAAGGTCGCCCGCACGCTGGAGGAGATCCCGGAGCTGTACGACTCCGCGGTGCGTGAGGCGGTCGCGGCGTTCGGGCGCGGGGAGTGCTTCGTGGAGCGCTACCTCGACAAGCCGCGGCATGTGGAGACGCAGTGCCTGGCCGACACGCACGGCAACGTGGTCGTCGTCTCGACGCGTGACTGCTCGTTGCAGCGCCGGCACCAGAAGCTGGTGGAGGAGGCTCCGGCGCCGTTCCTGTCGGACGCGCAGAACGCGGAGCTGTACGCGGCGTCGAAGGCGATCCTGAAGGAGGCCGGCTACGTCGGGGCCGGGACGGTGGAGTTCCTGGTCGGGATGGACGGCACGATCTCCTTCCTGGAGGTCAACACCCGCCTGCAGGTGGAGCACCCGGTGACCGAGGAGGTCTCGGGTATCGACCTGGTGCGTGAGATGTTCCGGATCGCCGACGGTGAAGCGCTCGGGTATGAGGACCCGGTCTCGCGTGGTCACTCCTTCGAGTTCCGGATCAACGGCGAGGACCCGGGCCGCGGCTTCCTCCCGGCCCCCGGCACGGTGACGCGGTTCGAGGCGCCGTCGGGTCCGGGCGTGCGCCTGGACGCGGGCGTGGAGTCCGGCTCGGTCATCGGCCCCGCCTGGGACTCGCTGCTCGCGAAGCTGATCGTGACGGGTGCGACCCGTGAGCAGGCGCTCCAGCGCGCGGCGCGCGCCCTGGCGGAGTTCCAGGTGGAGGGGATGGCGACCGCGATCCCGTTCCACCGCGCGGTCGTGACGGATCCGGCGTTCACCGCGGACCCGTTCCGTGTCCACACGCGCTGGATCGAGACGGAGTTCGTCAACGAGATCAAGCCGTTCGCCGCTCCGGCGGAGGCGGAGGCGGATGACGAGTCCGGCCGCGAGACGGTGGTCGTGGAGGTCGGTGGCAAGCGCCTGGAGGTCTCGCTGCCCTCCTCGCTCGGGATGAGCCTGGCCCGTACCGGTCTCGCTGCGGGTGCCAAGCCCAAGCGGCGCGCGGCCAAGAAGTCCGGCTCGGCCGTCTCCGGCGACACCCTGGCCTCCCCGATGCAGGGCACGATCGTGAAGATCGCCGTCGAAGAAGGCCAGGAAGTCAAGGAAGGCGACCTCATCGTCGTCCTGGAAGCCATGAAGATGGAGCAGCCGCTCAACGCGCACCGCTCCGGCACCGTCAAGGGCCTGGCCGCCGAGGTCGGCAGCTCGATCTCCTCGGGTGCCGTGATCTGCGAGATCAAGGACTGA